The proteins below come from a single Drosophila suzukii chromosome X, CBGP_Dsuzu_IsoJpt1.0, whole genome shotgun sequence genomic window:
- the lva gene encoding protein lava lamp isoform X2 — translation MAEDSAALESSYDFSIVQPDDHEYGEVDTRLTGSSNDLSLLQNVSASTTRGTEGKGRLDSLKENLYKQQERLTALKERALRKSQDGRRKPSMSDSMESLKTLGQKLTVLKTRSGDSSTPLVTPTKDSAPGDVSLLQTSGSEKLLMLTQRTEQNRALLEQRKRDMAKSLLSVKSNIGIGHQTTAELGSSMTDLRQVASTSNPPVSRHRSALDLEAQGQEPLDESRVKLLRNRMKITELKQGRQEQELQELRTELSKRANLIEQLELSGAELQRTLTQRNEELEQLRLGQERAEVEKKVTEGDSLQQQEHSRLQGEVLVLRERLAELENVNDLLETTRCELQEELTTARERERQRDLELEQEHEKSSSSPHSDTASTDAQVSVELAKQLQELTNQLSDLQATNEELRQQLAAQTKLQVSDEVVSQRLEELEATIAAQSSQLEEQKSAMAAQSEEIAEKTTELNVLNVNLRLLEEKLAQSSRSKPLFLDDHVEDSAASKQLLEEVQQLKQKLDESNKANIKLKLKCKQAEKQLQKLQSQDGQQQLASLAADNEELQQRITVLEDEKGQWQLANMQEEEEKVEVRQPPQSPESNPLQLEAIRLLEEQKQELQQALEALQQGHESARVESELSEAQMEEQLTQRVQQLEQEAHEQRQQLDTLQMEKETLDKKLTHYINENMELLDKLEKLSSSSSAESIEIVERQQLECFGQRRPASEGDAQEQKQVDPPVPSHVSELTQTEEEDSSSESLSQLRERLELFTQERGEVLDKLEQLSAENLQLQARLEESSTSLQMLQREREKDLISSTSTSSNLSQELSSMQRSSEVVATLDAGEGGPVLFEKCEKSLSKLNSELEAYRKANDRQAKFNVSKKLAKEAKNCHTQLSELLHKVKEASTAVETVTVVETVVAVTAPNGKALAEYEQLNAQNAELKAVISRLHQELDELRDSYSEAEPPLAIVGSESQREEEFLQLQSLLEDTRSSEAKLRQEIEEHLEQIRELRQIEADQLQLVARQSAEITQLQLQAEQFDQTLNAREMSHEKQLEQQTRIRRELEARAESLEGELSILQALVAEQKQQLIENLSENEHNMNLKMLELQSAQEELVELRAKEDPDQLREALRISKSLAAQQVSELASSQETIDALNQQIQELYQGVEQARQEEQLKTRELREKLKKYALNLKKRTQDNADLEQKVQELTSQIQELQEEAKQKELEQVEREPIVDTQQVEQLQQQISKLNEDLKAKIHVNLENRDALRQLKQQIQEQEELIQQRDAELQDANLVNKELRRERQEAEQEVFQQGQENSRLKQELSQRQQEILNLEQKLREQPTAVEDLRLQLEAKSKKFEKSKELIKHRNATIQALQRELQQLQQDQDSQVEHVRAKRATQEQLHLEKDEEIAALRQKIDQLESQRISAAEGEGDGNITKIAQQQLESQSQADSLRDSDREQQDLRIQLTAAQQQHSLLAQQYAKDKATFDLTIDRLGTIHEGIKAKLQEDASYIESLEAQNSDLQARSAALEEQAASQANDRAAADDHRQILEQQLQAQREQEEQQRLQDQQLQERLQELGQREQAQQRQLELVTSEAEESRQQLAKLRTDYESLLSKHAQLTANAQAEREQLSSHSQEELADLHQQLAAKEADLHRQRQVYDAKLAAKATELDELECDLNGHVERATAETRDLLQQVERSQELVKQRTEELQRLNEEFQEVERERSTLSREVTMLRLQQDSAEQDVLELQELRMQVMQDKTEMDNLRTQIDALCANHSQELQALQQQIAELDTLGQNQTDDQVYIETENKRLAEQLSELQAQLARQQQHQQQIHHPVAQSQQHPPPASLFFGGDALAAPSPFDEIAQPIRVSSLAASAPPPIPPPPTIEDLQRNVSDLEKHAQDLETKLLARNQSLAEQEERRLQLEQHLRELELLLRERDQQLAEIKAANEERERLAALEKLIQPAAAPTLDMFFGGQAGETVPDAVGHHLDLGLPQTEPVEEPLIQPKKAYLCQPKQEHQEPTAQSIDWGVDEDPWASAATEAPQTDVEPLHARIAQLELQLASAEQQKTELQTKAAKLMKRLKEYKTKATTTVTATPTVTVDNDLDSAIIEELKHQLQLHESRQAKAEELLQQHALEKEKLTKRIDVLTAGNDRMAELKERQDMDVQMYQARIRELQEKLSHLDQWDVPTAAAAPIAPAASSALSGDEAARIENLQAENQDLNAECQELQEKLEEERRLAQMAQEIAAQVQSQKETLQEQLTERLQEVEELRQAQSNVEELQALKVEVESLRQLQGEVTQLRSLQSEVEYLRSLQAELEQLRGLQPELEQLRGLQPELEQLRAFKLQQDQLNSQKIQEDHLEFQKIEQEHLRNLQGEVEQLRNLQTEVDQLRNLQPEVEHLRALKLQQDNQLQELQQLRHQLAELEALRTRDQAELEALRQSSQGHEAPLDVDSRSDEQMAQLQEKEAEIVHLKQRIEELMREDQTEKLVFEILTKNQELQMLRMQVKQLEEDREDQQVAAAPSTGDGESVEQLRVQCQQLQQEKSDMEEELRVLNNHVLSSLELEDRMKQTLLQLDTKNIEITELRRSLEVLQTQNLVQNPDPQQIPDLAVINQQWEQLVEQKCGEVASIWQDHLAQREAAFKAQLEEITQQQQQQEQQQEQPQNQDQGQSTQVEANSDMMLKMQKALETQEMEIVTLKEQLAIRSAEYARLAAQYDPFRLQNRGGSGGNPAAVSAGGPPPLNANEPLPEYVLKADLDYALMMLHQRDMRVEEMILELVQLLEERDHLQLKLSDTLRQLETERSRVSDEPCPTASSSAASGSSPSKTSSAGSSSELLGSTTSAAGSDLKQKLAELQTVKHSKDKAIVDEREQRLQQMIQLQKDMAKQGSGSQSASGPGSGSVVTTATTITPAPTPIGVDLSQSGLRSPSMMLMDWIMGSNNNKEEEAGATGHQASG, via the exons ATGGCGGAGGATTCGGCTGCTTTGGAGAGTTCCTACGatttctccatcgttcag CCAGACGATCACGAATATGGCGAGGTGGATACACGCTTGACGGGCAGCTCCAACGATCTGTCCTTGTTACAG AATGTATCCGCCAGCACAACGAGGGGCACCGAAGGCAAGGGCCGTTTGGACAGCCTTAAAGAGAATCTGTACAAGCAGCAG GAACGCCTAACTGCCTTAAAAGAACGCGCCTTAAGAAAGTCCCAGGATGGGCGACGCAAGCCCAGCATGAGTGACTCCATGGAGTCGCTGAAGACGCTGGGACAGAAGCTCACCGTGTTGAAGACGCGCTCCGGCGACTCCTCCACTCCACTGGTCACGCCCACAAAGGACAGCGCCCCCGGGGATGTGTCGCTACTCCAGACCAGCGGCAGCGAGAAGCTACTGATGCTCACCCAGCGCACGGAACAGAATCGCGCCCTATTGGAGCAGCGGAAAAGGGACATGGCAAAATCTCTGCTCTCCGTCAAGTCGAATATTGGCATTGGTCACCAAACTACCGCGGAGCTGGGCTCTTCCATGACGGATCTGCGGCAGGTGGCGTCTACCTCCAATCCGCCAGTTTCCCGCCACCGTTCGGCCTTAGATTTGGAGGCCCAGGGTCAGGAGCCGCTGGACGAGAGCCGGGTGAAGTTGCTCAGGAATCGAATGAAGATCACGGAGCTTAAGCAGGGTCGTCAGGAGCAGGAGCTGCAGGAATTGCGCACGGAACTGTCCAAGCGCGCCAATCTCATCGAGCAATTAGAGCTATCCGGTGCGGAACTGCAGCGCACGCTGACTCAGCGAAATGAAGAGTTGGAGCAATTGCGTCTTGGCCAAGAACGAGCAGAAGTGGAAAAGAAGGTGACGGAGGGAGATAGCctgcagcagcaggagcattCTCGCCTCCAGGGAGAGGTTTTAGTCCTAAGAGAACGACTGGCAGAGCTGGAGAACGTCAACGATCTGCTAGAGACGACCCGCTGTGAACTTCAAGAGGAACTGACCACGGCACGCGAACGGGAAAGGCAGCGGGATCTGGAGCTGGAGCAAGAGCACGAGAAGTCTTCCAGCAGCCCGCACTCGGATACAGCGTCCACGGACGCCCAGGTGAGCGTGGAGCTGGCCAAACAGCTCCAAGAGCTGACCAATCAGCTCTCCGACCTGCAGGCCACCAACGAAGAGCTGCGTCAGCAACTAGCCGCCCAAACGAAACTTCAGGTGAGCGATGAGGTTGTTTCCCAGCGCCTCGAGGAACTGGAAGCCACCATAGCAGCACAATCCTCGCAGTTGGAGGAGCAGAAGTCGGCAATGGCTGCCCAAAGTGAAGAGATCGCGGAAAAGACCACGGAACTCAACGTCCTTAATGTGAATCTGCGTTTGCTAGAGGAGAAACTGGCCCAAAGCAGTCGTAGTAAACCTCTGTTCCTGGACGATCATGTGGAAGACAGTGCGGCCAGCAAGCAGCTGCTGGAGGAGGTGCAGCAGTTGAAGCAGAAACTGGACGAGTCCAACAAGGCCAACATCAAACTGAAGCTCAAGTGCAAGCAGGCGGAGAAACAGCTGCAGAAGCTCCAATCCCAGGATGGCCAGCAGCAATTGGCATCGCTGGCAGCGGATAATGAGGAGCTGCAGCAGAGGATCACGGTCCTGGAAGACGAGAAAGGGCAATGGCAGTTGGCCAACatgcaggaggaggaggagaaggtGGAGGTTCGCCAGCCACCCCAATCGCCGGAGTCCAATCCTCTGCAGTTGGAGGCCATTCGCCTGCTGGAAGAGCAGAAACAGGAATTGCAGCAGGCCCTGGAGGCACTGCAGCAAGGACACGAGTCTGCCCGCGTCGAATCCGAGCTGAGCGAGGCCCAAATGGAGGAGCAGCTAACCCAACGCGTTCAACAACTCGAGCAGGAGGCCCATGAACAGCGCCAACAGCTGGACACTTTGCAGATGGAGAAGGAAACGCTGGACAAGAAGCTGACGCACTACATCAACGAGAACATGGAACTGCTGGATAAATTGGAGAAGCTCAGCTCATCCAGTTCAGCGGAATCCATCGAAATTGTGGAGCGCCAGCAGCTGGAGTGCTTTGGGCAGAGACGTCCGGCCAGCGAGGGTGATGCCCAGGAGCAGAAGCAAGTGGATCCACCAGTGCCCAGCCACGTCAGCGAGCTCACCCAAACGGAGGAGGAGGATTCCTCCAGCGAGAGTCTTTCCCAGCTAAGAGAACGCCTCGAACTTTTTACCCAGGAACGCGGAGAGGTACTGGACAAGCTGGAGCAACTGTCGGCGGAGAATTTGCAACTCCAGGCCAGATTGGAGGAGAGTTCCACCTCACTGCAGATGCTGCAGCGTGAACGTGAAAAAGATCTGATCTCCTCCACGTCCACCTCGTCCAATCTGTCGCAAGAACTGAGTTCTATGCAGCGATCCTCGGAGGTGGTGGCCACTTTGGATGCGGGCGAAGGAGGTCCCGTGCTCTTTGAGAAATGCGAAAAATCTCTAAGCAAGCTCAACTCGGAATTGGAGGCGTATCGCAAGGCTAACGATAGGCAGGCCAAGTTTAATGTGTCCAAGAAACTGGCCAAGGAGGCCAAGAACTGTCACACCCAGTTGAGCGAGCTTCTCCACAAGGTAAAAGAAGCCAGCACGGCGGTGGAAACTGTGACCGTCGTGGAGACAGTGGTGGCCGTCACCGCTCCCAATGGCAAAGCTCTGGCGGAGTACGAGCAGCTTAACGCCCAGAATGCGGAACTCAAGGCGGTGATCTCCCGCTTGCACCAGGAATTGGATGAACTGAGGGATAGCTATTCCGAAGCAGAACCACCGTTGGCCATAGTTGGTTCCGAGTCTCAAAGAGAAGAGGAGTTCCTGCAACTGCAATCGCTGCTGGAGGATACACGCTCTTCCGAGGCAAAGCTACGTCAGGAGATCGAGGAGCACTTGGAGCAAATCAGGGAACTGCGTCAAATCGAAGCCGATCAGTTGCAATTGGTTGCCAGGCAGAGTGCCGAGATCACACAGCTTCAGCTGCAAGCGGAGCAGTTTGATCAGACGCTGAACGCTAGGGAAATGAGCCATGAGAAGCAACTGGAGCAGCAGACGAGAATTCGGCGAGAGTTGGAGGCGCGCGCTGAATCCCTGGAGGGCGAACTGAGCATCCTGCAGGCTCTAGTTGCCGAGCAGAAGCAGCAACTGATCGAGAACCTAAGCGAAAATGAGCACAATATGAACCTTAAGATGCTAGAACTGCAATCCGCTCAAGAGGAGCTGGTGGAACTGAGGGCCAAAGAGGATCCGGATCAGCTCAGGGAGGCTCTGCGCATTAGCAAGAGTCTGGCTGCCCAGCAGGTCAGTGAGCTGGCTTCAAGCCAGGAGACTATCGATGCCCTAAACCAGCAAATCCAGGAGTTGTACCAGGGAGTGGAGCAAGCCCGCCAGGAGGAGCAGCTCAAGACCCGCGAACTGcgcgaaaagctcaagaaaTATGCCCTTAACCTCAAGAAGCGAACACAGGACAATGCCGACCTCGAGCAGAAGGTCCAAGAGCTGACCAGTCAAATCCAAGAACTGCAGGAGGAGGCCAAACAAAAGGAGTTGGAACAGGTGGAGCGTGAGCCCATCGTGGATACCCAACAAGTGGAGCAGCTGCAGCAACAGATTAGCAAGCTGAACGAGGATCTGAAGGCCAAGATCCATGTCAATCTGGAGAACCGCGATGCCCTGCGCCAGCTGAAGCAGCAAATCCAAGAGCAGGAGGAACTGATCCAACAGCGCGATGCTGAGCTTCAAGATGCCAATCTGGTTAACAAGGAATTGCGGCGCGAGCGCCAAGAAGCTGAGCAAGAAGTCTTCCAGCAGGGCCAGGAGAACTCCAGACTCAAGCAAGAACTCTCCCAGCGTCAGCAAGAGATCCTTAATCTCGAACAGAAGCTGAGGGAACAGCCAACGGCTGTCGAAGATTTGCGGCTTCAATTAGAGGCAAAATCTAAGAAGTTCGAAAAGTCCAAGGAGCTGATAAAGCATCGCAATGCCACCATTCAAGCGCTGCAGCGAGAACTGCAGCAGTTGCAGCAGGATCAGGACAGCCAGGTGGAACATGTGCGAGCCAAGCGGGCAACGCAGGAGCAACTGCATCTGGAGAAGGACGAGGAG ATTGCTGCCCTTCGCCAGAAGATTGACCAGCTGGAGAGCCAAAGGATCAGTGCTGCCGAAGGCGAAGGCGATGGCAACATTACCAAGATCGCACAGCAACAATTGGAATCCCAATCG CAAGCGGATTCCCTTAGGGACTCCGATAGGGAGCAACAGGACCTTCGTATCCAACTGACAGCGGCACAGCAGCAGCACTCTTTGCTGGCCCAGCAGTATGCCAAAGATAAGGCCACTTTTGATTTGACCATCGACCGGCTGGGGACGATTCACGAGGGCATTAAGGCCAAGCTGCAGGAGGATGCCTCGTACATTGAGTCGCTGGAGGCGCAGAACTCGGATCTGCAGGCCAGAAGCGCTGCCCTTGAAGAGCAAGCCGCCAGCCAGGCCAATGATCGGGCGGCGGCCGATGATCACAGGCAAATACTGGAGCAACAGCTGCAGGCACAACGCGAGCAGGAGGAGCAACAGCGCCTGCAGGATCAGCAGCTGCAGGAGCGACTGCAGGAGCTTGGCCAACGGGAGCAGGCTCAACAACGCCAGCTCGAATTGGTCACCAGCGAAGCGGAAGAGTCCAGGCAACAACTGGCTAAACTGCGAACGGACTACGAATCCCTGCTGTCTAAACATGCTCAGCTAACGGCCAACGCCCAGGCGGAACGGGAGCAGCTGAGCAGCCACAGTCAGGAGGAGCTGGCCGATCTACACCAGCAACTGGCTGCCAAGGAGGCGGATCTGCATCGTCAGCGACAGGTTTATGATGCCAAGCTGGCCGCCAAGGCCACGGAACTCGATGAACTGGAGTGTGACCTCAATGGCCATGTAGAACGCGCCACTGCCGAGACACGAGATCTTCTCCAGCAAGTGGAGCGCTCACAAGAGCTGGTGAAACAACGCACGGAGGAACTGCAGCGACTCAACGAGGAGTTCCAGGAGGTGGAGCGCGAGAGGTCCACTTTAAGTCGAGAAGTGACCATGCTGCGTTTACAGCAAGACAGCGCCGAGCAAGACGTGCTGGAGCTCCAGGAACTGCGCATGCAGGTCATGCAGGACAAGACCGAAATGGACAATCTGCGCACCCAGATTGATGCCCTCTGCGCCAATCACAGCCAGGAGCTGCAGGCCTTGCAGCAGCAGATCGCCGAGCTGGACACTCTGGGTCAGAATCAAACGGACGATCAGGTCTACATCGAAACGGAGAACAAGCGGTTGGCGGAGCAGCTAAGCGAATTGCAGGCTCAGCTGGccaggcagcagcagcaccagcagcagattCATCATCCTGTTGCCCAATCTCAGCAGCATCCTCCACCGGCTTCCCTCTTCTTCGGCGGCGATGCTTTGGCCGCTCCCTCACCCTTCGATGAAATAGCCCAGCCGATAAGAGTATCCTCGCTGGCGGCAAGTGCTCCGCCGCCTATTCCCCCGCCACCCACTATTGAGGATCTGCAACGGAATGTCTCCGATCTGGAAAAGCATGCCCAGGATCTGGAAACGAAGCTGCTAGCGCGAAATCAGAGTTTGGCGGAGCAGGAAGAGCGACGCCTGCAGTTGGAACAGCATCTAAGGGAACTGGAGCTCTTGCTTAGGGAACGGGATCAGCAACTGGCCGAGATAAAGGCGGCCAACGAAGAACGTGAGCGCTTGGCGGCGCTGGAGAAGCTCATTCAGCCGGCGGCAGCGCCCACACTGGACATGTTCTTTGGCGGACAGGCTGGGGAAACGGTGCCCGATGCAGTGGGTCACCATTTAGACTTGGGCCTGCCGCAAACAGAGCCAGTGGAGGAACCTCTCATTCAGCCCAAAAAGGCCTATCTTTGCCAGCCGAAGCAGGAGCATCAAGAGCCGACTGCTCAATCCATTGATTGGGGTGTGGACGAGGATCCCTGGGCGAGTGCCGCCACCGAGGCGCCCCAAACCGATGTGGAACCCCTGCACGCGAGAATCGCCCAATTGGAGCTACAGTTGGCCAGTGCCGAGCAACAGAAAACCGAGCTCCAGACCAAGGCCGCCAAGCTAATGAAACGACTAAAAGAATACAAAACGAAGGCAACGACGACAGTGACAGCCACTCCCACAGTCACAGTGGATAATGATCTGGATTCGGCTATTATTGAGGAGCTTAAGCATCAGCTCCAGTTGCACGAATCCCGTCAAGCCAAAGCAGAGGAGCTACTGCAGCAGCACGCCCTGGAAAAGGAGAAGCTAACGAAACGGATTGATGTACTGACCGCAGGCAATGATCGTATGGCGGAGCTGAAGGAGCGCCAAGACATGGATGTGCAAATGTACCAGGCTCGCATTCGGGAGCTCCAGGAGAAGCTCAGCCATCTGGACCAGTGGGATGTGCCTACTGCTGCAGCTGCTCCCATTGCTCCGGCTGCCTCTTCAGCCTTAAGCGGCGATGAAGCGGCAAGGATTGAAAACCTGCAAGCGGAGAACCAAGATCTGAATGCCGAGTGCCAGGAACTGCAAGAGAAACTGGAGGAGGAGAGACGATTAGCCCAAATGGCCCAGGAAATCGCGGCACAGGTTCAGTCCCAAAAGGAGACCCTGCAGGAGCAATTAACGGAACGCTTGCAGGAGGTGGAGGAGCTAAGGCAGGCTCAGAGCAATGTGGAGGAATTACAGGCTCTAAAAGTGGAGGTAGAGTCCCTCCGACAGCTTCAGGGGGAGGTTACTCAGTTAAGAAGCCTGCAGTCCGAAGTCGAGTACTTACGGAGCCTCCAAGCCGAACTTGAGCAATTGCGTGGCCTTCAACCTGAACTTGAGCAACTGCGTGGCCTTCAACCCGAACTGGAGCAGCTTCGGGCCTTCAAATTGCAGCAGGACCAATTGAACAGTCAGAAAATTCAGGAGGATCATCTGGAGTTCCAAAAAATAGAACAGGAACACCTGAGGAACCTCCAGGGCGAGGTGGAGCAGCTGCGGAACCTGCAAACGGAGGTGGACCAGTTAAGAAACCTTCAGCCAGAAGTGGAGCATCTTAGAGCCCTCAAACTGCAGCAGGACAACCAACTACAGGAGCTTCAGCAACTGCGACACCAACTAGCGGAACTGGAAGCACTGCGCACACGCGACCAAGCCGAATTGGAGGCACTTCGTCAGAGTAGCCAAGGTCACGAAGCCCCGCTTGACGTCGACTCCAGGAGCGATGAACAGATGGCCCAACTGCAGGAAAAGGAAGCTGAGATTGTGCATCTGAAACAACGCATCGAAGAGCTAATGCGCGAAGACCAAACAGAGAAGCTGGTCTTCGAGATCCTGACGAAGAACCAGGAACTGCAAATGCTACGCATGCAGGTCAAGCAACTGGAGGAGGATAGGGAGGATCAACAGGTGGCTGCGGCTCCTTCAACGGGCGATGGGGAATCTGTGGAACAGCTGCGAGTCCAGTGCCAACAGCTTCAGCAGGAAAAATCCGACATGGAGGAGGAGCTGCGCGTGCTGAACAATCATGTTCTCAGCAGCCTGGAACTGGAGGACAGGATGAAGCAGACGCTGCTCCAGCTGGACACTAAAAACATCGAGATCACCGAACTGCGACGGTCCCTGGAGGTCCTGCAAACTCAAAATCTTGTCCAGAACCCCGATCCACAGCAAATTCCCGATCTGGCGGTAATCAATCAGCAGTGGGAACAGCTGGTGGAGCAAAAGTGCGGCGAGGTTGCCAGCATTTGGCAGGACCATCTGGCTCAAAGGGAGGCCGCCTTCAAGGCGCAGCTGGAGGAGATTAcccaacagcagcaacagcaggagcagcagcaggaacAGCCCCAGAACCAGGATCAGGGTCAATCCACGCAGGTGGAAGCCAACAGCGACATGATGCTGAAAATGCAAAAAGCACTAGAAACGCAGGAAATGGAGATTGTAACGCTCAAAGAGCAGCTGGCCATTCGATCGGCGGAGTATGCTCGCCTAGCTGCCCAATACGATCCCTTCCGGCTGCAGAATCGTGGAGGATCCGGTGGCAATCCGGCCGCCGTCTCAGCTGGAGGACCACCGCCCTTAAATGCCAACGAACCACTGCCGGAGTATGTGCTCAAAGCGGATTTGGACTACGCCCTGATGATGCTCCACCAGCGGGACATGCGCGTCGAGGAGATGATCCTGGAACTGGTGCAGCTGCTCGAGGAACGTGACCACCTGCAGCTAAAGCTATCGGACACGCTGCGGCAATTGGAAACTGAGCGGAGTCGCGTTAGCGATGAAC CCTGTCCCACAGCCTCCTCATCAGCCGCCTCGGGCAGCAGTCCCAGCAAAACGAGCAGCGCCGGCAGCAGCAGCGAACTCCTGGGCTCCACGACCAGTGCAGCGGGCAGTGACCTCAAGCAAAA GCTTGCAGAGTTGCAGACGGTGAAGCATTCCAAGGACAAGGCCATCGTGGACGAGCGTGAGCAGCGCCTCCAGCAGATGATCCAGCTGCAGAAGGACATGGCCAAGCAGGGATCCGGCTCGCAATCGGCTTCAGGACCCGGGTCAGGATCAGTAGTAACAACAGCAACTACAATTACACCGGCACCAACACCAATCGGCGTGGATCTCT CTCAATCCGGATTGCGTTCGCCATCGATGATGCTCATGGACTGGATAAtgggcagcaacaacaacaaggaggaggaggcggggGCGACGGGTCACCAGGCCTCCGGCTAA